One Stenotrophomonas maltophilia R551-3 genomic window, TGCCTATACCCAGGCCGATCGTGCTTCCAAGTACGGCGTGCTGTTCGTGGTGCTGACCTTCGTCGGCTTCATCCTGTTCGAGCTGATCAAGTCGCTGCGCATCCATCCGCTGCAGTACCTGATGGTCGGCCTCGCACTGGCGATCTTCTTCCTGCTGCTGATCAGCCTGTCCGAGCACATCGCCTTCTGGAAGGCGTACCTGGTATCGGCGGTGGCCTGTATCGGCCTGCAGGCGGTGTACCTGGCCAACGTGTTGGGTCACTGGAAGCGCGGCCTGGGCTTCGCTGCGCTGCTGACTGTGTTGTATGGCGCGCTGTATGGCCTGCTGGTATCGGAAAACAACGCGCTGCTGATGGGCTCGCTGCTGCTGTTCGTGATCCTGGCGCTGGCGATGTGGGTGACCCGCCGGGTCGACTGGTACGCGCTCGGCGCGGACCTGAAGTAAGGAGCAGGCCATGAGCTGGCGCCAGGGATTGCGGCAACGGGCACGGCAGGGCATTCCTGCCCTGCTGGAAGTGGATGCGCTGCTGCAGGCACATGGCGTGCTGGCGGCCCTGCCGGGGGCACGGATCGCCCCTGGCCTGGTCCGCTTCCAGCTGGCAGCGGTGACCTGTGAGGGATTGCAGGGCCAGGGACTGGCCTGGCTGCAGGGCGCGCGGCAGGGGCGCGGCGCGCTGGCCGGCAGGGTGCCGCGCTACCGGCCATGGAAGGCCGGGGCGCAGGCGCTGGCCGAGATCGGCATCGGTGGCCTGCCCGAGGACTGGCCTGAGCATGCGGCGGTGTACGGCTGCAGCAGCATCGACCGGCGGCACTGGTTGCTGCTGCTGCCGGAGCGGGCGCAGCTGTGGCTGGGGTGGAGTGGGTGAGGTGGCTTGGCAGGTGCGAACCAACCGCTCTCCAGTGGGTGCGAACCTTGGTTCGCACGCTTCTACCGCCGTCCATGACCGATGGGACGGTATCCGCGCGCCCCTGCTGGCTAGACTCGATGGGTTGATGATCGAGCCGAAGGGCAGGGGTGCGATGTGTTGAAGTGGGGCATGCTGGCCGCAGCGCTGGCGATGGGTGGCAATGCAGGCGCGCAGCAGCGCGAGACGGTGGACCTGGACATGGTCAGCCGCATCCGCCAGGAGGCCTTCCATCGTTCGCAGGTGATGGACACCTTCAGCTACCTCACCGAACGCATCGGCCCGCGCCTGACCAACTCGCCGGCGATGGGCCGCGCCAATGCGTGGACGCGTGGCAAGTTCAACGAATGGAAGCTGGACAACGTCCACGACGAAGCCTTTGATGATTTCGGGCGTGGCTGGGAGTTCACTTCGGCCAGCGTAGAGATGCTCGGTGACCGCGTGCAGCCGCTGCATGCGCTGCCCAAGGCCTGGACCCCCGGTACCAAGGGCCCGGTTGAAGGCGAGCTGGTGCAGGTCGAGATCAAGAAGCCCGAGGACATCGAGAAGTACCGCGGCAAGCTGCGCGGCAAGATCCTGCTGCTGGGCGAGGCGCGCGAATACAAGCGCGGCACCGAGGCGGATTCGCACCGCCACGACGCCACCTCGCTGGAGGGCCTGCAGGAGTTCACCCTGCCCAAGGACAAGGACGCCACCGCCGAGCGCGCGAAGCGGGTCAAGGAGTACCAGGAGCGCCAGCAGCTGGCGACCAAGGTCAATGCGTTCTTCGTGGAAGAAGGCGCGCTGGCCTCGATCAGCATCAGCAGCTGGGACAACGGCATCATCCGCGTTGCCGGTGGTGGCTCGCGAAAGGCCGGTGAGTCGGTGGGCATCCCCGAGCTGGCGATGATCAGCGAACACTTCAATCCGCTGGTGCGCGCGCTGGAGGCCAAGCAGACCGTGCGCCTGCGCGTGGATGTGGCCGCGCGCTTCACCGACGAGGCTGACCAGCCCGGCTACAACACGCTGGCCGAGATCCGTGGCAGCAGCAGGCCCGATGAGGTGGTGATGATCGGCGCGCACCTGGATTCGTGGCACAGCGGTACCGGTGCGGCCGACAACGCGGCCGGCGTGGCGGTGATGATGGAGGCCATGCGCATCCTCAAGGCTACCGGCGCCAAGCCCAAGCGCACCATCCGGGTGGCGCTGTGGAGCGGCGAGGAACAAGGCTTGATCGGCTCGCAGGCTTATGTGGCCAAGCACTTCGGCCGGTTCCCGGAACCCACCGATCCGGCGCAGAAGGCGCTGCCGGCCTCGCTGCGCGAACCGACCGGCGCGCTGCAGAAGACCCGCGACTACAGCAAGTTCCAGGTCTACTTCAACATGGACAACGGCTCGGGCCGCTTCCGTGGCATCTATGCGCAGGAAAACCTCGCAGCGATGCCGATCTTCGAAGCCTGGCTGGCGCCGTTCCATGACGTCGGCGCCACCACCGTGGCCACCCGCAACACCGGCAGCACCGATCACATCAGCTTCGACCGCATCGGCCTGCCGGGCTTCCAGTTCATCCAGGACCGGCTGGACTACTTCACCAACGTCCACCACAGCCACCTCGATACCTGGGATCACGCCGAGCCGGAAGACCTGAAGCAGGCCGCGGCCATCGTCGCCTCGTTCGCCTACAACGCCGCGACGCGCGAGCAGTCCTTCCCACGCAAGGTAGAACCGTAAAAGGGGACGGAGGGGATTAAGTCGTTTCTCCCCTCCGTTTCCCGGCCGCAGCTCCAGGAGCTGGGCAATCGCGACTTAATCCCCTCCGTCCCCTTTTTCCGTAGGCGGCGGTGGGCTGGTAAAATCGGGGGATTCCCGTTCCTCGAGCCGTCCATGACCTGCCGCACCCGCTTCGCCCCCAGTCCCACCGGCTACCTGCACATCGGTGGTGCCCGCACTGCGCTGTACTGCTGGCTGGAGGCCCGCCACCGTGGCGGCGAGTTCGTGCTGCGCATCGAGGACACCGACCGTGAGCGCAGCACCCAGGGCGCGATCGACGCGATCCTGGAGGCGATGGAGTGGCTGGGCCTGGACTATGACGAAGGCCCGATCTACCAGACC contains:
- a CDS encoding M20/M25/M40 family metallo-hydrolase encodes the protein MLAAALAMGGNAGAQQRETVDLDMVSRIRQEAFHRSQVMDTFSYLTERIGPRLTNSPAMGRANAWTRGKFNEWKLDNVHDEAFDDFGRGWEFTSASVEMLGDRVQPLHALPKAWTPGTKGPVEGELVQVEIKKPEDIEKYRGKLRGKILLLGEAREYKRGTEADSHRHDATSLEGLQEFTLPKDKDATAERAKRVKEYQERQQLATKVNAFFVEEGALASISISSWDNGIIRVAGGGSRKAGESVGIPELAMISEHFNPLVRALEAKQTVRLRVDVAARFTDEADQPGYNTLAEIRGSSRPDEVVMIGAHLDSWHSGTGAADNAAGVAVMMEAMRILKATGAKPKRTIRVALWSGEEQGLIGSQAYVAKHFGRFPEPTDPAQKALPASLREPTGALQKTRDYSKFQVYFNMDNGSGRFRGIYAQENLAAMPIFEAWLAPFHDVGATTVATRNTGSTDHISFDRIGLPGFQFIQDRLDYFTNVHHSHLDTWDHAEPEDLKQAAAIVASFAYNAATREQSFPRKVEP